In the Flavobacteriales bacterium genome, GACATCTCTTGCATCTTTTTCATAGATACTATTACTAACATCCTCCCAACGATTGGCATTTATTACAGCATCGAAACTCATTACATTAATTTAAAAAATCTGTCATCGGGCTACTTGCAACTGCCTTGCTCGAAACTAAACCACTTTTTGCTTCGAATGCCATCCTTCCCGCTTCAACCGCTTTACCAAAAGCAATACCCATGTTTACTGGATCGCTAGACACCGCAATCGCAGTATTTACCAGAACCGCATCCGCACCCATTTCCATTGCATCTGCAGCGTGAGAAGGAAGACCTAATCCCGCATCTACAACCACAGGCACATTACTTTGATCAATAATAATTTCTAACATCGCTCTAGTTTGCAAACCACCATTGCTCCCAATCGGTGAACCTAATGGCATTACAGCTGCTGTTCCCACATCTTCTAACCTTTTACAAACAACAGGGTCTGCACCGATGTATGCCATAACAACAAAACCCAATTTTGTCAGTTCCTCCGCTGCTATCAACGTCTCTATAGGATCAGGCATTAAGTATTTTGGATCTGGATGAATTTCCAATTTCAGCCAGTTCGTGCCTAAAGCTTCTCGTGCTAATTGGGCTGCGAATATTGCCTCTTTCGCAGTCCTCACACCAGAAGTATTAGGTAACAGTTTAAACTGAGGATGAGCGAGTCTATCCAATATTTCATCCTTGTTCTTTGTCACGTCTACTCTTCTTAGAGCCACTGTAACCAGTTCCGATCCAGAAGCCAACAATGCCTCTTCCATTAATTTACTTGAACTAAATTTTCCGGTTCCAGTGAAAAGTCTAGAACCAAAACTATGATCAGCTATTTTCAATGATTCCATTTTCTTTCGTTTTGTTTGCTTGAAATAAACTCGACTTAAATGCCTCAATAACATTTTTCTTATCCGACGTCATGCCAAGAAAAGAAGACACCGCAACGCCGTTTATATTATATCTCAATAGGTCTACAATATCTTCCGAAGTTACGCCTCCAACAACAACGACAGGAGTTTCCAATCCGTCAATGGCATAATTCTTCATCACGGATCGCACCCCTTCAAATCCCAATATTGGACTGAGTTGTTTTTTCGTCTTTGTCCTCCTTAACGGCCCAAGTC is a window encoding:
- a CDS encoding thiazole synthase encodes the protein MESLKIADHSFGSRLFTGTGKFSSSKLMEEALLASGSELVTVALRRVDVTKNKDEILDRLAHPQFKLLPNTSGVRTAKEAIFAAQLAREALGTNWLKLEIHPDPKYLMPDPIETLIAAEELTKLGFVVMAYIGADPVVCKRLEDVGTAAVMPLGSPIGSNGGLQTRAMLEIIIDQSNVPVVVDAGLGLPSHAADAMEMGADAVLVNTAIAVSSDPVNMGIAFGKAVEAGRMAFEAKSGLVSSKAVASSPMTDFLN